The genomic region CAAACTCGTCACCGACATTGACGGAGTGACCAGCGTGGTCAACAACATGACCCTCGAGGTCGCCAAGAATAACTAAACTGATGGATCGCTGTCGGCTGGCGCGCAACGCGCCAGCCCGCAGCGGTTCTTAAACCAATTGAAAGGAAACGTATGTTATACACGATTGCGGTAGTATTGATAATCCTGTGGCTGCTCGGACTGGTCACCGGCTACACGATAGGTTCGTTTATTCACATCCTGCTGGTCATTGCGGTCATCATGATACTCGTAAACCTCATTACGGGTCGCAAGCCACTGAGTTAAGAAGCTGCTAACCAAAGAAAGTAAACTGGAGATTCAATATGAACACAAAAACCATAGTGGCCGTCATTCTGATCGCTCTTGGCGTCGTGGTGCTCGCTTACTCGGGCATTACCTTTAAGACCCCGGGGAAACCG from Verrucomicrobiota bacterium harbors:
- a CDS encoding lmo0937 family membrane protein, coding for MLYTIAVVLIILWLLGLVTGYTIGSFIHILLVIAVIMILVNLITGRKPLS